From Nicotiana tomentosiformis unplaced genomic scaffold, ASM39032v3 Un00008, whole genome shotgun sequence, a single genomic window includes:
- the LOC138903818 gene encoding uncharacterized mitochondrial protein AtMg01250-like, with the protein MLTQEIVHNINQSPQLENVVMKLDMAKAYDRVDWDYLCQVLRQMGFSEVWIDRVWRLISNVWYSINLNGSRQGFFKSSRGIKQGYPIFPSLFVIGAELLSRMMNRLPEKGFIPYSSERRGPLITHLCYADDTILFFSGDPISLKMMMNELESYETISGQMINKSKSSFYVSTNFPQSELNKVEDITGFSQLQFPM; encoded by the coding sequence ATGCTCACTCAGGAAATTGTGCACAACATTAATCAGTCTCCACAGCTTGAAAATGTTGTCATGAAATTGGATATGGCCAAGGCCTATGATAGAGTCGATTGGGACTACTTATGCCAAGTTTTGAGGCAAATGGGATTTTCAGAAGTATGGATTGATAGAGTCTGGAGGCTAATCTCGAATGTCTGGTATTCAATCAACCTAAATGGTTCAAGGCAAGGTTTCTTCAAATCTAGCAGGGGTATTAAACAAGGGTATCCTATTTTCCCATCACTGTTTGTCATTGGAGCAGAGTTATTATCCAGAATGATGAACAGACTACCTGAAAAAGGTTTTATTCCATATTCATCTGAGAGAAGAGGGCCCTTGATTACTCATTTATGTTATGCGGACGATACCATTTTATTTTTCTCTGGAGATCCAATATCTTTGAAGATGATGATGAATGAATTAGAGTCATATGAAACCATCTCAGGACAGATGATCAACAAGAGTAAATCTAGTTTCTATGTGTCAACAAACTTCCCTCAATCTGAGCTCAATAAAGTGGAGGATATTACTGGTTTTTCTCAACTTCAGTTCCCGATGTAG